The genomic DNA CGACTGAAAAAGACGGCCATTCTGTTTGCCGTAACCGGGTTCACGCTGAATACGGTAGACCTTTCAATGGTCTTGTTGCGTGACACAGCAGCGCTGTATGCGGGAACGTTTTATTTCAACATTCTCGCCTGGTGCGTGATGGCGGTTTATTTCTTTCTTTGGTGGAGGCTGCGTCTTGAGTTTCTGGCCATCACCGCCCTTCCGCTTGCCCTGCTTCTTTTTGTTTCTTCGTTGGCTCTCGGCGGTATCCGGGTCATCATGCCGCCGGAACTGACCGCCCTTTTCTTCGGCCTGCACATCGGCAGTCTGGTTTTGACTCTGGGTGTGCTGATAATGGCTTTCGGAGCAGGAATCGCCTTCATTCATTACAACAATAAATTGAAAAACAAGGCCGGACTTGCAAGCATGGGTAAGGACGTTCCTTCGCTGGACAAGTTCGACACCGTGAACCGGTGGGC from uncultured Pseudodesulfovibrio sp. includes the following:
- the ccsA gene encoding cytochrome c biogenesis protein CcsA; its protein translation is MGLFEVLHIFIIALYALGTLLFLTGVGTDNDRLKKTAILFAVTGFTLNTVDLSMVLLRDTAALYAGTFYFNILAWCVMAVYFFLWWRLRLEFLAITALPLALLLFVSSLALGGIRVIMPPELTALFFGLHIGSLVLTLGVLIMAFGAGIAFIHYNNKLKNKAGLASMGKDVPSLDKFDTVNRWAVMFGFPLYTLGLFSTFFWYWIAPDKQFVWDVMKIGSFAVWFLFAFLFHQRMVLGWRGRKPAILAIWVFAGMCVSLIHHTITFKALP